Proteins from one Calditrichota bacterium genomic window:
- a CDS encoding sigma-54-dependent Fis family transcriptional regulator, translating to MILKNNINILLIEDEEYDVRRVKNTLTPFQDKIKISKVVADGESALKALKKNSNNYDVIIMDFQIVGGITGESLIRAIKQIDDTLQIIVVTKMTVNISDFDFANALLEAGAMWYCTKYPGDIENYIYQPTDFILSIINAYQKRKLEIKQRNADGKLKKKVDEILSGKQILGNSKAIQTVREQIERAALQDATVLIYGASGTGKELVAKHIHYKSKRKYEKLITVNSGSLPHELIESELFGFERGSFTGAYQDKKGLFEVANNSSIFLDEIGELPLSAQVKLLRVLQEGEIDKIGRTEKIKINARIIAATNVDLQEAIANKTFREDLFYRLNVVNINIPPLKKRPEDIPLLVDFFINKYIEELSMELPKMEDGVLDLLQKFPWPGNVRQLQNVLQRLLFVTHGTITTDDVENALGFKREFSRFDTEKSTINWEPGHILPWREMEKKLKRDYFQFVRNQKSSDAEAAKELGLAPPNYYRMCKELGLK from the coding sequence TTGATTTTAAAAAACAACATAAACATACTGCTGATTGAAGATGAAGAGTATGATGTTCGGCGCGTAAAGAACACACTGACACCTTTTCAGGATAAAATAAAAATCAGCAAAGTAGTAGCCGATGGTGAATCAGCACTGAAAGCCCTTAAAAAAAACAGCAATAATTATGATGTGATTATTATGGATTTTCAGATTGTAGGGGGCATTACGGGCGAGTCACTAATACGTGCTATAAAGCAAATTGATGATACCCTGCAGATTATCGTGGTCACTAAAATGACAGTTAATATTAGTGATTTTGATTTTGCAAATGCCCTGCTGGAAGCTGGCGCAATGTGGTATTGCACAAAATACCCCGGTGATATCGAGAATTATATTTATCAGCCAACCGATTTTATCCTTAGTATAATTAATGCATATCAAAAGCGTAAACTGGAAATAAAGCAGCGTAATGCTGATGGCAAGCTTAAAAAGAAAGTAGATGAAATTCTTTCAGGAAAACAAATCCTGGGTAATTCTAAAGCAATTCAAACCGTTCGCGAACAAATAGAACGTGCTGCATTGCAGGATGCAACCGTACTAATATATGGCGCATCAGGAACGGGTAAAGAATTGGTGGCCAAGCACATCCATTATAAAAGTAAACGTAAATATGAAAAGCTGATAACTGTTAACAGCGGAAGTTTGCCGCACGAACTGATTGAAAGCGAATTATTTGGATTTGAACGAGGCTCTTTTACCGGTGCATACCAGGATAAAAAAGGATTGTTTGAAGTGGCTAATAACAGTTCAATTTTTTTGGATGAGATTGGCGAATTACCACTTTCTGCGCAAGTAAAACTATTACGTGTTTTACAGGAAGGTGAAATTGATAAAATTGGACGTACTGAAAAAATTAAAATAAATGCGCGGATTATTGCGGCAACCAATGTAGATTTGCAGGAGGCTATTGCAAACAAAACTTTCCGGGAAGATTTGTTCTACCGCTTAAATGTAGTAAATATTAATATTCCACCTTTGAAAAAACGCCCTGAAGACATCCCGCTTTTGGTTGACTTTTTTATCAATAAATATATTGAAGAACTTTCCATGGAATTGCCTAAAATGGAGGATGGTGTATTGGATTTGTTACAGAAATTTCCCTGGCCCGGAAATGTACGCCAGTTGCAAAATGTTCTTCAACGCTTGCTTTTTGTTACTCATGGAACGATTACAACTGATGATGTGGAAAATGCACTTGGTTTTAAGCGGGAATTTTCTCGTTTTGATACAGAAAAATCTACAATTAATTGGGAGCCGGGCCATATTTTACCCTGGCGTGAAATGGAAAAAAAATTAAAAAGAGATTATTTTCAATTTGTACGAAACCAAAAATCATCCGATGCTGAAGCTGCAAAAGAACTTGGCCTGGCACCACCAAATTATTACCGAATGTGTAAAGAACTTGGACTTAAATAA
- a CDS encoding ATP-binding protein, whose amino-acid sequence MNLDDTRTVSLLNKVKRYHFEWKHLLVLFIVLIFFQIIISFIHKISLTELQGETQDWYKRDSAERIANLTTTSLELLLETNRSIESNSSEKRRDMIQAFNIIFSQQLLQENIDQILVFVSEDDSVYVIRDGDVFYDFLFDEKKPKREPGSQNEMIKAYQGIRQQVKETEQIHTMEEGEHTYHVFVPLVPNGEFAGTVYLKISPDFSFINRQVVSNYDQTALIFSALILFGLLAMFYISSYTVKERDETQQQLFEERESHLREQIDYQKESLFTKRIYHTHHKAEKVMGFIKEDLRYLNSDNIERVKNDVAKYANFISRVIYDMKWYDPPLQTIRNPIFQTNINDVISFLIKNIFLRLSKNVDRISFEQNLQDQLPVVNINEYVVWEILEPLIQNSIDHSGDNQIHVIISTKLDEENNRIQISISDNGVGVTEELLFEDEEGRKTIFKENVSTKVDINSGYGCYLAYEVAKRCGWKLDVENNEKSGSCFKLIAPL is encoded by the coding sequence ATGAATTTAGATGATACCCGAACAGTTTCACTATTAAATAAAGTTAAGCGTTATCACTTTGAGTGGAAGCACTTATTGGTGTTATTTATTGTTCTCATTTTTTTTCAGATCATTATTTCATTTATTCATAAAATTTCTTTAACCGAACTACAAGGTGAAACCCAGGATTGGTATAAACGTGACTCTGCTGAAAGAATTGCTAATTTAACAACAACCTCGCTTGAGTTACTTTTGGAAACAAACAGAAGTATTGAAAGCAATTCCAGTGAAAAACGAAGGGACATGATTCAGGCATTTAACATCATTTTTAGCCAGCAGCTTTTGCAGGAAAATATAGATCAAATTTTGGTCTTTGTTTCAGAAGATGATTCTGTTTATGTAATCAGGGATGGTGATGTTTTTTATGATTTTCTCTTTGACGAAAAGAAGCCTAAGCGAGAACCCGGTTCACAGAATGAGATGATAAAAGCATATCAGGGAATTCGGCAACAAGTTAAAGAAACAGAGCAAATCCATACAATGGAAGAAGGGGAACATACCTACCATGTTTTCGTGCCGCTTGTTCCCAATGGAGAATTTGCCGGAACAGTATATTTAAAAATATCACCTGATTTTTCATTTATCAACCGTCAAGTAGTTTCAAATTATGATCAAACAGCACTTATCTTTTCAGCATTAATTCTCTTCGGTTTACTGGCAATGTTTTATATCTCGTCATATACAGTAAAAGAGCGTGATGAAACACAACAACAGCTCTTTGAAGAACGAGAGTCGCATTTACGTGAGCAGATTGATTATCAAAAAGAATCACTTTTTACAAAACGGATATACCATACTCACCATAAAGCAGAAAAAGTTATGGGCTTTATTAAAGAAGACCTGCGCTATTTGAACAGTGATAATATTGAACGAGTGAAAAATGATGTAGCAAAGTATGCAAACTTTATTTCGCGTGTTATTTATGACATGAAATGGTATGATCCGCCATTACAAACAATTCGCAATCCAATTTTTCAAACTAATATTAATGATGTAATCAGCTTCCTTATTAAGAATATATTTTTGCGGCTTTCTAAAAATGTTGACCGCATTTCTTTTGAACAAAACCTGCAGGATCAGCTTCCTGTTGTAAATATTAATGAGTATGTTGTCTGGGAAATCCTGGAACCTTTAATCCAAAATAGTATCGATCATTCCGGCGATAACCAAATCCATGTGATAATCTCTACGAAACTTGATGAAGAGAATAACAGAATACAAATATCCATAAGCGATAATGGAGTAGGTGTAACCGAAGAGTTATTGTTTGAAGATGAGGAAGGCAGGAAGACTATTTTTAAAGAAAATGTATCAACAAAAGTTGATATAAACTCCGGATACGGCTGCTACCTTGCGTATGAGGTAGCCAAACGCTGTGGCTGGAAACTGGATGTGGAAAATAATGAAAAAAGTGGAAGCTGCTTTAAACTAATAGCGCCACTATAG
- a CDS encoding extracellular solute-binding protein, whose translation MKTSVLTLTISLFIIIVLIFKDSLILSANEENGPVEIHFVDRISSAHEKIIEAFNKEYQGRIKVVPINLPFSKFSTNERKEILARSLRSKNEHLDIFAVDLIWAPRFAKWAFPLDTYFDDDYLTEFWEHTLESCIYEERLVALPLYTDIGLMFYRKDLIDKIGFADSLLQKSITWTDFIKIGERFKNTSHPFFLFAGDSFEGMICSFHESLPLNSGIEVFGSEKINLNNNGARKSLQLMVDLIHKYKYAPKEILGFNENKSRLYALKHDAVFIRGWPGFFKDEPETAKYRDKLKNFRVTGLPHWEGEQKNAVYGGWNLMISKFSKNKKEALQFLKYIVSKKSQNILYSESGFFPALKSAYAQSEFSKDRILKLYFELLKNGKHRPFRENYTQVSDIMAHYLHKALQKEISVDQALSLATDKINSRQVFIK comes from the coding sequence TTGAAAACTTCTGTTTTAACCCTGACCATTAGTTTGTTTATAATTATAGTGTTGATATTCAAAGACTCTTTGATTCTATCCGCGAATGAAGAAAATGGACCGGTCGAGATTCATTTTGTTGACAGAATTTCTTCGGCTCATGAAAAAATAATAGAAGCATTTAATAAAGAATATCAGGGTAGAATAAAAGTCGTTCCGATAAACCTGCCGTTTTCTAAATTTAGCACCAACGAACGTAAAGAGATTCTTGCCCGATCACTGCGCAGCAAAAATGAACACTTGGATATCTTTGCGGTTGATCTGATTTGGGCTCCTCGATTTGCAAAATGGGCTTTTCCCCTGGACACATATTTTGATGACGATTATCTCACAGAGTTCTGGGAGCACACTTTAGAATCATGTATCTATGAAGAGCGTTTGGTTGCTCTCCCATTATATACGGACATAGGTCTGATGTTTTACAGAAAAGACTTGATTGATAAAATCGGGTTTGCTGATTCTTTGCTTCAAAAGTCAATTACCTGGACAGATTTTATTAAAATAGGAGAGCGGTTTAAAAATACATCACACCCGTTTTTTTTGTTTGCTGGCGATAGTTTTGAAGGTATGATTTGCAGTTTTCACGAATCGTTGCCTTTGAATTCAGGAATTGAAGTTTTTGGAAGTGAAAAAATAAATTTAAACAATAATGGGGCGCGCAAAAGCCTGCAGTTGATGGTTGATTTGATCCATAAATATAAATATGCACCAAAAGAGATTTTGGGTTTTAATGAAAACAAAAGCAGACTTTACGCCCTGAAGCATGATGCTGTTTTTATTAGAGGATGGCCCGGTTTTTTTAAAGATGAACCTGAAACAGCAAAATATCGGGACAAGTTAAAAAATTTCCGGGTAACGGGTTTACCTCATTGGGAGGGTGAACAGAAAAACGCTGTATATGGTGGGTGGAACCTGATGATTTCAAAGTTCTCAAAGAACAAGAAAGAGGCTCTTCAGTTTTTGAAATATATAGTATCAAAAAAAAGCCAGAACATTTTGTATTCTGAAAGCGGTTTTTTTCCGGCCTTGAAAAGTGCCTATGCCCAATCAGAGTTTTCAAAAGATAGAATTTTAAAGCTTTATTTTGAACTTCTAAAAAATGGAAAACACAGGCCATTCCGCGAAAATTATACACAAGTATCCGATATTATGGCACATTATCTGCACAAAGCCCTGCAAAAAGAAATTTCTGTTGACCAGGCATTAAGTCTGGCAACGGATAAAATTAATTCACGCCAGGTTTTTATTAAATGA